In Priestia aryabhattai, the DNA window TTATAATCACCTCTAGATTGTTCTGTGCCAATGCATATTCTACTTTATGATAGCATAGTAAATTATAAAATATCATTAAAACACGCTGGAATGTTTGAGAAACTTTCTCAACTTAAAGATCAGTATTTGCAATCATTAACATAACCACACGTTTTGGTCAAATATAAAACTGGGCATACAGGAAAGTAATTGAAAATTTAAAAGCTTGTAAATACAAAGTGAAGGGTTGAAAAACCGATTAAAAAAGCATAAGATGTTTGTGTAAATCAAGCTAGGACTTATGCTTACATTTTTTTGAAAAAGAAAAAATGTATTTTTTTAAAAAAGAACGTGAAGTGATTCACATTATTTTTCTTATATGAATAATAAATGGATAACGATGATCGTTCTTGCTCAAACTAACATAAAAAAGCAAACCAAATAAAATTGCTCTTATCATTATATTTGTAAGACATACTTGTGACTATAACTAAAAAAGGTGGATGACATTCCTATGAAAAAGCCTAAAATCGTCATTTTGGGTGCCGGGTATGGCGGCATTATGACAATTGTTAACTTACAAAAGAAACTGGGTGCTAGCGATGCGGAAATTGTTTTAGTAAATAAAAACGATTACCATTACGAAACGACATGGCTTCATGAAGTATCAGCAGGTACAATTCATCAAGATCGCTCTCGTGTTCCTGTTAAAAATTTAATTAACACAAATAAGGTTACATTTATTAAAGACACGGTCGTAGATATTAAGTTAGATGAAAAGCGTGTTCTTCTTGAAAACAGTGAGCTAACGTACGATTATTTAGTAGTTGCCTTAGGATATGAAGCAGAAACTTTCGGAATTAAAGGTTTAAAAGAACATGCATTTACCATTACGAGCATTAATGCAGCACGTCAAATTCGTGAGCATATTGATTATGTGTTTGCGACATACAACAATGAAGTGGAAAAAAGAGACGAACTTCTGACAATTATTGTTGGAGGTGCTGGCTTTACCGGCATTGAATTTGTGGGAGAATTAGCAAATCGAGTCCCTCAGCTTTGCAAAGAATTTGATATTCCGCGTGAAAAAGTACGCGTTATTTGTGTAGAAGCAGCGCCTACGGCTTTACCTGGTTTTGATCCAGAACTTGTAGAATATGCGGTAACACAACTAGAGCGAAAAGGAATCGAGTTCAAGATCGGAACAGCGATTAAAGAGTGTACAGAAGAAGGAATTATTGTATCAAAAGATGACCAAGTAGAAGAAATTAAATCAGCAACAGTTGTATGGGCTGCAGGTGTTCGAGGCAGTCATTTGATTGAAAAAGCTGGGTTTGAAAACATGCGCGGACGTGTAAAAGTAAGCAACAGCTTGCTGGCACCAGGACATGAAGATGTGTTTGTTATTGGAGATTGTTCACTAATGATTAACCCGGAAACAGAACGTCCTTACCCACCTACAGCTCAAATTGCTATGCAGCAAGGCGGTACATGCGCTGAAAATATTAGCCTTTTGATGAAAGGTCAAAAAGAATTAAGTGAGTTCAAACCAGATATTAAAGGAACGGTATGTTCGTTAGGGCATGATGACGCAATTGGCGTTGTATACGGTCGAAAACTATTTGGTTCAAGCGCATCTTTTATGAAAAAAGTTGTTGATAATCGCTCGCTTTTCCTTCAAGGCGGAGCAGGTCTTGTATTGAAAAAGGGAAAATTTAATTTCTTTTAAAACAAAAAGC includes these proteins:
- a CDS encoding NAD(P)/FAD-dependent oxidoreductase yields the protein MKKPKIVILGAGYGGIMTIVNLQKKLGASDAEIVLVNKNDYHYETTWLHEVSAGTIHQDRSRVPVKNLINTNKVTFIKDTVVDIKLDEKRVLLENSELTYDYLVVALGYEAETFGIKGLKEHAFTITSINAARQIREHIDYVFATYNNEVEKRDELLTIIVGGAGFTGIEFVGELANRVPQLCKEFDIPREKVRVICVEAAPTALPGFDPELVEYAVTQLERKGIEFKIGTAIKECTEEGIIVSKDDQVEEIKSATVVWAAGVRGSHLIEKAGFENMRGRVKVSNSLLAPGHEDVFVIGDCSLMINPETERPYPPTAQIAMQQGGTCAENISLLMKGQKELSEFKPDIKGTVCSLGHDDAIGVVYGRKLFGSSASFMKKVVDNRSLFLQGGAGLVLKKGKFNFF